The following proteins come from a genomic window of Flavobacterium crocinum:
- a CDS encoding import component protein, translating into MNNKTLSILSYITIIGWIVAFVKSKDLTPKSDLVSYHLKQGFGIFLVSLVINIALSIVVSIVPALYFLSYVGYVILILWIFGIINAANEQKKPIPVIGKIFEDKFSFIN; encoded by the coding sequence ATGAATAATAAAACCCTTTCTATTTTAAGCTACATCACCATTATTGGCTGGATTGTAGCATTTGTTAAAAGTAAAGATTTAACCCCAAAAAGCGATTTGGTAAGTTATCATTTAAAACAAGGTTTCGGAATTTTTTTGGTTTCATTAGTCATCAATATTGCTTTATCAATTGTGGTGAGTATAGTTCCTGCTCTGTATTTTTTAAGTTACGTTGGGTATGTAATCTTAATTTTATGGATTTTCGGAATAATCAATGCAGCAAATGAGCAAAAGAAACCAATTCCTGTAATTGGAAAAATCTTTGAGGATAAATTCAGTTTTATCAACTAA
- a CDS encoding LytR/AlgR family response regulator transcription factor — translation MYKTIIIEDEQRIREALSIMLEMVAQDQIQIIAYAESVEEAVKLIDRLKPDLVFMDIMLQNGTGFDVLKQISFNSFHLIFTTAYEQHAINAFKYSAIDYLLKPIDPDELKTAIERIALLQERVLEKQQLTELQQNLSKTPDRIILPTQEAMYVVKLEQILRCETSGSYTTFFLNDGRKIMVSKPLKNYEDLLEPPMFFRIHQSHLINVNSIVSYSREGMVHMNDKSVVPISRGKKEQFFKLMKEEN, via the coding sequence ATGTATAAAACTATAATTATTGAAGACGAACAGCGCATACGCGAAGCATTATCGATTATGCTTGAAATGGTCGCACAAGATCAAATTCAAATTATCGCTTACGCGGAAAGTGTTGAAGAAGCTGTAAAATTAATTGATCGCCTAAAACCTGATTTAGTTTTTATGGATATTATGCTCCAAAATGGAACCGGTTTTGACGTTTTAAAGCAGATTTCTTTTAACTCTTTCCATCTCATTTTTACAACAGCTTACGAACAGCATGCTATCAATGCATTCAAATACAGCGCAATAGATTATCTTTTAAAACCAATTGACCCTGACGAACTCAAAACGGCTATTGAACGTATTGCACTTTTACAAGAAAGAGTTTTAGAAAAACAACAATTGACCGAATTACAGCAAAATCTTTCGAAAACGCCTGACCGAATCATACTTCCAACTCAGGAAGCAATGTATGTGGTTAAACTGGAACAAATTTTAAGATGTGAAACTTCGGGTTCATATACAACTTTCTTTCTTAATGATGGAAGAAAAATAATGGTTTCCAAACCTTTAAAGAATTATGAGGATTTATTAGAACCGCCAATGTTTTTTAGAATTCATCAATCGCATTTAATCAATGTAAATTCAATTGTAAGTTATTCCCGTGAAGGAATGGTACACATGAATGATAAATCGGTTGTCCCGATTTCGAGAGGAAAAAAAGAGCAGTTTTTTAAATTAATGAAGGAAGAAAATTAA
- a CDS encoding sensor histidine kinase: MKNSLSKWLFYIFILFFSYTNAQEISSIEKIAAYGYSKRFSDSSASKKIQLQALALAKKKKNIDDEVICYSYLALTQRRLLHLREFARYADTAFILAEKTNKIRVKAFASLAQGALKSYIDDKPQALDNLLKSYELFSKIKAHDQCAKIASDISYLFSPASPEKVKKYSREALQHAAKAGDPESQLYARLAFGGYLTDQLETGFKEGWIIALNFFKETVAYSERHAHDIISKSNIGIAYINLADLYSKGPKPIDESAMLVNLEKATAIAQKYNVKIIYRSAIGLQGMYFTEKGDYTKAELLFIEGIKYQQSLPYTDNYLLATFYNCLKEVAVKRKDYEAYFAYDTLYSKYNQLKYNENTQKLLQNADARFESSKKIERIKQLELENELEQQNKLLGYGIAGVLLIGLVFMFRSYYFRQRYYLKREEILKQEQANSELKVQLMEKETIENLAARLSLERRLLRSQMDPHFIFNALGNIQSMILQKDTIPAVSYLNKFAKLTRQILEQSRKETISLEEEISTLKNYIELQQLRLNNSFEYKIVCDESVEDGILIPPLLIQPFIENAVEHGLKPKPKEEKGLLLLNFTQQPDHKNLICVIKDNGIGLAASRKLKIKENHQSLSTTITDERLAKMQKEHPFAGFQVLERESENGETGCIVIINIPIL; the protein is encoded by the coding sequence AAATGGTTATTTTACATATTCATTTTATTCTTTTCATATACTAATGCCCAGGAGATTTCTTCTATCGAAAAAATAGCTGCTTATGGCTACTCAAAACGTTTTTCAGATTCATCTGCCAGCAAAAAAATACAGCTACAGGCTTTGGCTTTGGCCAAAAAGAAAAAAAATATCGACGATGAAGTAATTTGTTATTCCTATTTAGCTTTAACTCAAAGAAGGTTACTTCATTTAAGAGAATTTGCCCGTTATGCAGACACCGCTTTTATTTTAGCCGAAAAAACAAACAAAATAAGAGTAAAAGCTTTTGCTTCACTGGCGCAGGGAGCTTTAAAATCTTACATAGACGATAAACCACAGGCACTGGATAATCTTCTAAAATCTTATGAACTTTTTTCTAAAATAAAAGCGCACGATCAATGTGCTAAAATTGCTTCGGACATCTCGTATTTATTTTCTCCGGCTTCACCCGAAAAGGTAAAAAAGTATTCCCGAGAGGCTTTACAACATGCCGCAAAAGCTGGTGATCCCGAAAGTCAATTGTATGCCAGACTTGCTTTTGGAGGTTATTTGACTGACCAATTGGAAACCGGATTTAAAGAGGGATGGATTATAGCGCTAAACTTCTTTAAAGAAACCGTTGCATATTCAGAGAGACATGCTCACGATATCATTAGTAAAAGTAATATCGGAATCGCTTACATCAATCTGGCAGATCTTTATTCAAAAGGCCCAAAACCAATTGACGAAAGCGCAATGCTTGTAAATCTGGAAAAAGCAACTGCCATTGCGCAAAAATATAACGTCAAAATCATTTATAGAAGCGCTATTGGCTTACAAGGAATGTATTTTACCGAAAAAGGCGATTATACCAAAGCGGAATTATTATTTATTGAAGGAATTAAATACCAGCAGAGTCTTCCCTATACTGATAATTATTTACTGGCCACTTTTTACAATTGTCTCAAAGAGGTTGCTGTAAAAAGAAAAGATTACGAAGCTTATTTTGCTTATGATACTTTGTATAGTAAATACAATCAGTTAAAATATAATGAAAACACGCAGAAACTTTTGCAAAATGCAGATGCCCGTTTTGAGTCTTCCAAAAAAATAGAACGCATCAAGCAACTGGAACTCGAAAACGAACTCGAACAGCAAAATAAACTTTTGGGTTATGGAATTGCAGGCGTTTTATTGATTGGACTTGTTTTTATGTTTCGTTCTTACTATTTCAGACAGCGCTATTATCTGAAACGGGAAGAAATTTTAAAACAGGAACAAGCCAACAGCGAACTTAAAGTGCAATTAATGGAAAAAGAAACAATCGAAAATCTTGCCGCAAGACTTTCACTGGAAAGAAGATTGCTTCGTTCGCAAATGGATCCGCATTTTATTTTTAACGCTTTAGGAAATATTCAAAGTATGATTTTGCAAAAAGATACTATTCCGGCCGTTTCTTATCTGAATAAATTTGCCAAACTCACGCGTCAGATTTTGGAACAATCGAGAAAAGAAACTATTTCTCTGGAAGAAGAAATAAGTACTCTGAAAAATTATATTGAATTACAGCAACTTCGCCTTAATAATAGTTTTGAATATAAAATTGTATGCGATGAATCGGTTGAAGACGGAATATTGATTCCGCCTCTATTAATTCAGCCTTTTATAGAAAACGCTGTTGAGCACGGTTTAAAACCAAAACCAAAAGAAGAAAAAGGATTATTACTGCTTAATTTCACACAGCAGCCCGATCATAAAAATCTAATCTGTGTTATTAAAGATAACGGAATAGGATTAGCGGCTTCACGCAAACTTAAAATAAAAGAAAATCATCAATCACTGTCTACAACTATTACGGACGAAAGATTAGCCAAAATGCAAAAAGAACATCCGTTTGCCGGATTTCAGGTTCTGGAAAGAGAATCAGAAAACGGCGAAACGGGCTGTATTGTTATTATTAATATTCCAATCCTGTAA